The Klebsiella quasivariicola region CAAGATGCGCCACCAGGGTGTTTTCGCTGCTGGCGTTCAATTCCGCCAGCGTGAGCTCTCGTTTCCAGGCCATTTACGCCCCCAGCGTCGAGCCGCCATCGACCACAATATCCTGCAGGGTGATATGGCTGGCGTGCGAAGAGGCGAGGAACAGAATGGTATTGGCGATCTCCTGCGGACGGGCAATCTTACCCAGCGGGATCCCGAGCTTAAACTGCTCGCCAAATCCGCGGATCCGCTGCTGTTCCGCATCGTCATTGACCCACAGGGTACGTTGCATATCGGTATCGGTGGAGCCCGGCGACACGAGGTTGCAGCGCACGCCGCTGCCTGCCAGCTCAAGTCCGACGGTCAACGCCAGGCTTTTCAGCGCCGCTTTCGAGGCGCCATAGGCGCTCATGCCGATACGCGGCGTATGCGCGGCATCGGAAGCGACGGTGACAATCGCCCCACCCCGCTGACGGCGGAACTGGGCCATCGTCTGCTGAAACAGATTAAACGCGCCGCCAACGTTCACCGCGAAGGTCTGCCGCCAGTCTTCCGCGCTCAGTTGATCGGTCGCACCCATGCGTAGGATCCCGGCGGCATTCACCAGCACGTCCAGCCGTTCGATGTTGTTGAGCAGCCGCGCGCACACGTCGCGTACCTGGTCGGCATCGGCGACGTCCAGCGTTTCGGTGGCAAACGGGTAGCTTTCGCCGCTAAAGGCAAGGTCGAAACCGGTGACGTTGGCCCCGGCCTCGACGAAAGCCAACGCGGTGGCATAGCCAATGCCTTTACCCGCGCCGGTCACCCACACGGTCTGGCCGCGAAAATCCAGCGCCGCCATTATTGCACCTCACGGGAGAGCAGCGCCCACCAGGCGTCGATGGTCGGGTTTTTCGCCAGCATCACGAAGTCGATATCGCCGTGCACTTTACGCCAGCGGGCGGCCAGCGCCATCATGCGCACCGAATCCAGGCCGTAGTCGATCAGGTTTTCATCATCCAGCGGTTCGTCAGATTCATCGAGCAGCGGCAGGATCAGCGCGCGCAGCGCCGCTTTGGAGGCCGGCAGCGGCAGCAGCTCTTCGGTCATCACCACGCGTCCGGAGCGGCCGGCGACGTATTTCAGCGCCATCAGGTGCTCTTCACGGCTGAAGTCCGCCAGCGCGTCGGCGACAAAGAACGGTTTGATATCGCGCATAAAAGCATCGGTGGCGGTAGTCATGCAGCCGATATGGGCGTAAACGCCGGTAATGATCAGCTGGTCGCGGCCGCTCTCTTTCAGCATCTCTTCAAGCGGCGAGCGATGAAACGCGCTGTAGCGCCATTTCACCAGCACCGTATCCTGTTCATCCGGCGCCAGCGCGGCAATCACCTGCTGCTGCTCCGGCGAGCGGGTCAACCCCGGCCCCCACATATCATTCAGCAGGGCGCGGTCTTCATCGCTCTGCTCTTTCGGCTGGGCGGTGTAGTACACCGGAATACCGTTTTGTTTGCAGAAGTCGCGCAGGGCGGCGATATTAGCCACCACTTTCTCCATCATCGCGCTGTTTTCGCCCCAGAAATTGAGGAAATACTCCTGCATATCGTGGATCAGCAGCGCGGCGCGCGACGGCTCAAAGGCCCAGTTGACTTTGTTCGCCGGGATATCGCTGGCTTCCGGCAGCGCGTAAGCCTGTAATTTAGGGATT contains the following coding sequences:
- the entA gene encoding 2,3-dihydro-2,3-dihydroxybenzoate dehydrogenase EntA, whose product is MAALDFRGQTVWVTGAGKGIGYATALAFVEAGANVTGFDLAFSGESYPFATETLDVADADQVRDVCARLLNNIERLDVLVNAAGILRMGATDQLSAEDWRQTFAVNVGGAFNLFQQTMAQFRRQRGGAIVTVASDAAHTPRIGMSAYGASKAALKSLALTVGLELAGSGVRCNLVSPGSTDTDMQRTLWVNDDAEQQRIRGFGEQFKLGIPLGKIARPQEIANTILFLASSHASHITLQDIVVDGGSTLGA
- the entB gene encoding enterobactin biosynthesis bifunctional isochorismatase/aryl carrier protein EntB, which gives rise to MAIPKLQAYALPEASDIPANKVNWAFEPSRAALLIHDMQEYFLNFWGENSAMMEKVVANIAALRDFCKQNGIPVYYTAQPKEQSDEDRALLNDMWGPGLTRSPEQQQVIAALAPDEQDTVLVKWRYSAFHRSPLEEMLKESGRDQLIITGVYAHIGCMTTATDAFMRDIKPFFVADALADFSREEHLMALKYVAGRSGRVVMTEELLPLPASKAALRALILPLLDESDEPLDDENLIDYGLDSVRMMALAARWRKVHGDIDFVMLAKNPTIDAWWALLSREVQ